DNA from Chitinophaga pendula:
GATGCCTGCAATTGATATGCTTATGTATGTTTATTAGTATTTATACGGTATTCGCCCACGCCTACACGCTGCAGTATAAAACAAAAAGGCCGTAAGCGATCGCTTACGGCCCGTATAAATTAAAGCAGTATACTGCTAGTTATTCAACATCAAAGGCATCACCAGCATCAGTAGGTCCTCGTTCTCCGTCTTCTCAGAAGGTCTTAAGATACCCGCTTTCGTAGGCGTGGACAGCTCGATACCGATCTCATCCCCTTCGGCAGCATGCAGCATCTCAATAAGGAACTTCGCGTTAAAGGCGATCTGCATATCATCACCATTATACTGGCAGCTCATCCGCTCATTACCCTCAAAAGAGAAATCCACATCCTGTGCAGACAACTGCAGCTCACTACCGGTAATGCTTAACGCCACCTGGTTAGTGCTCTTGTTCGCAAATACACTCACACGTTTCAACGCATTCTGGAAATCAGTTTTCACCAGCGTCAGGCGATATGGATTATCCTTGGGAATAACCACCTTGTAATCCGGGAAACGGGCATCTATCAACCGGCAGATCATAGACGCACCTTCATGTGATACAAAGAAGTGATTCTGGCTGTAAGCGATCCTTACATCCGTTTCGTTATCAGGCAATGCCGTCTTCAGCAGGTTCAACGGCTTCTTAGGCACGATGAACGTATCCGCCTGCGGGCACTGTACATCCGTTCTTACATATTTTACCAGGCGATGAGCATCCGTCGCTACAAAAGTAAGGTTGCTGGTGCTCAGCTCAAAATACACACCGGTCATAGAAGGACGAAGATCGTCACTGCTCACCGCAAATAATGTTTTATTAATAGCAGTCAGCAAGGAAGAAGACATCATATTGAAAGATGTCGTCTCATCCGCAGTCGGCTCCTTAGGGAAATTCTCCGGATTCTCTCCCATCACCTTATACTTTCCATTGTCTGAGGT
Protein-coding regions in this window:
- the dnaN gene encoding DNA polymerase III subunit beta, which gives rise to MKFIVSSSTLLKQLQQISGVINSNTVLPILEDFLFLIDRNELTVVATDLETVMKVKLEVEAKENGRICIPAKILMDSLKNLPDQPLTFHIDTNSFAVEITSDNGKYKVMGENPENFPKEPTADETTSFNMMSSSLLTAINKTLFAVSSDDLRPSMTGVYFELSTSNLTFVATDAHRLVKYVRTDVQCPQADTFIVPKKPLNLLKTALPDNETDVRIAYSQNHFFVSHEGASMICRLIDARFPDYKVVIPKDNPYRLTLVKTDFQNALKRVSVFANKSTNQVALSITGSELQLSAQDVDFSFEGNERMSCQYNGDDMQIAFNAKFLIEMLHAAEGDEIGIELSTPTKAGILRPSEKTENEDLLMLVMPLMLNN